The following coding sequences lie in one Drosophila sulfurigaster albostrigata strain 15112-1811.04 chromosome 2R, ASM2355843v2, whole genome shotgun sequence genomic window:
- the LOC133837964 gene encoding LOW QUALITY PROTEIN: homeobox protein slou (The sequence of the model RefSeq protein was modified relative to this genomic sequence to represent the inferred CDS: deleted 2 bases in 2 codons; substituted 1 base at 1 genomic stop codon), protein MVMLQSPVQKPSDTIGAQPTAVGGLMSPNSNPDSPKSNTSPELANAAGNQLGSAAVDVSVSSSASAAVATSISISTAAAKIPKFIISASGSAAKQEQELRYSIERLKQMTSESGLLSRLSPTQEDSDKEKLNNNNNNNNNLTNNNNARRSQSPPTGVGSFTLPAQQRKLLELNAVRHLARPEPLQHPHAALLQQHPHLLQNPQFLAAAAQHHHQQQQQQQQQQQQQQQQHMHHHHHHHPAHPLPHHPAASVYHLRAPNATAPPSPATSPLSPPTSPHTGVQQTTHSEPQTTATATATTLAAHSALPAAQSTLPPPPQPGSNDMDLERIKLVAAVAARSNQQHQVPSTSTVVASTSASNSTAATAASTSSASASASPTGRDLSDYGFRIQLGGLAAAAAAAAATSRQIAAANYARSDTSEELNVDGNDEDSNDGSGSHSTPSVCPVDLTRSVPSSASNANSASTSTGSDREAATKRLAFSVENILDPNKFTGNKLPAATSPPFGHPRQWSYERDDEMHEHLDDEHSEDMSAQDLNDMDQDDMCDDGSDIDDPSSETDSKKGGSRNGDGKSGGGGSGGSKPRRARTAFTYEQLVSLENKFKTTRYLSVCERLNLALSLSLTETQVKIWFQNRRTKWKKQNPGMDVNSPTLPPPAGGSFGPGAYASSLLYPHAVPYPPYGPYFHPLGAHHLSHSHSXNCKMQQRLLQLFEKRAKGATAEAP, encoded by the exons ATGGTGATGTTGCAATCGCCAGTGCAAAAGCCCAGCGATACAATTGGGGCACAGCCCACGGCCGTCGGCGGCCTCATGAGTCCCAACTCG AATCCCGATTCGCCCAAGTCCAACACCTCGCCCGAGCTGGCGAATGCTGCTGGCAATCAGCTCGGCTCAGCTGCTGTCGATGTCAGCGTCTCGAGCAGCGCCTCCGCGGCGGTGGCCACCAGCATCAGCATTAGCACCGCAGCAGCCAAGATACCCAAGTTCATTATCAGCGCCAGCGGTTCGGCTGCCAAGCAGGAGCAGGAACTGCGCTACTCCATCGAGCGGCTGAAGCAAATGACCAGCGAATCGGGGCTGCTGAGTCGCCTGAGTCCCACCCAAGAAGACAGCGACAAGGAgaaactcaacaacaacaacaataacaacaataatttgaccaacaataataatgctcGTCGTTCGCAATCGCCGCCAACTGGCGTCGGCAGCTTCACGTTGCCCGCGCAACAACGCAAACTGCTCGAGTTGAATGCCGTGCGTCATTTGGCGCGTCCCGAGCCACTGCAGCATCCACATGCGGcactgctgcagcagcatccaCACTTGCTGCAGAATCCGCAGTTCTTGGCTGCTGCCgcgcagcatcatcatcaacagcagcagcagcagcaacagcaacaacagcagcagcagcagcaacacatgcatcatcatcatcaccatcatcctGCGCATCCGCTGCCACATCATCCAGCTGCTTCGGTTTATCATCTGCGCGCTCCCAATGCAACAGCTCCACCATCGCCCGCCACTTCGCCACTGTCGCCACCCACATCGCCGCACACTGGCGTCCAGCAGACAACACATTCCGAGCCGCAgactacagcaacagcaacagcaaccacttTGGCTGCTCATTCCGCGCTTCCAGCAGCACAGTCAACGCTGCCACCACCGCCACAGCCTGGTAGCAACGACATGGATCTGGAACGCATTAAGCTGGTCGCTGCGGTTGCTGCACGCTCCAATCAGCAACATCAAGTGCCCAGCACATCCACAGTCGTTGCTTCCACCTCTGCCTCCAACTCAACAGCGGCCACAGCAGCCTCGACCAGCTCCGCCTCCGCGTCTGCCTCGCCCACTGGCCGCGACTTAAGCGATTATGGCTTCAGAATACAACTGGGCGGCCTGGCAGCGGCggctgcggcagcagcagccacatcgCGGCAAATTGCGGCCGCTAATTATGCGCGCAGCGACACCAGCGAGGAGCTCAATGTCGATGGCAATGACGAGGATAGCAACGATGGCTCTGGTTCGCACAGCACGCCGTCG GTCTGTCCCGTGGATCTGACGCGTTCTGTGCCCAGCAGTGCGAGCAATGCGAACTCCGCCTCGACCTCGACGGGCAGCGACAGGGAGGCC GCAACGAAGCGTCTGGCCTTCTCCGTGGAGAACATATTGGATCCAAATAAGTTTACGGGCAACAAGCTACCAGCTGCAACATCGCCACCCTTTGGCCATCCGCGGCAATGGAGCTATGAGCGCGATGATGAAATGCACGAGCATCTGGATGATGAGCACAGCGAGGATATGTCTG CTCAGGATCTCAATGACATGGATCAGGATGATATGTGCGACGATGGCAGCGACATTGACGATCCCAGCAGTGAAACGGACTCCAAAAAAGGCGGCAGTCGCAATGGCGATGGCAAGTCCGGAGGCGGAGGCAGCGGCGGTTCAAAGCCACGACGTGCTCGCACAGCTTTTACCTATGAGCAGCTGGTGTCGCTGGAGAACAAGTTCAAGACGACGCGCTATCTGAGTGTCTGTGAACGCTTAAACTTGGCTTTGAGTCTGAGTTTGACCGAGACACAG GTCAAGATCTGGTTCCAGAATCGACGCACCAAGTGGAAAAAACAGAATCCCGGCATGGATGTGAATAGTCCGACGTTGCCGCCGCCCGCCGGTGGCTCCTTTGGACCCGGCGCCTATGCCAGCAGTCTGCTCTATCCCCATGCCGTGCCCTATCCGCCCTATGGACCCTATTTCCATCCGCTGGGGGCGCATCACTTGAGCCACTCGCACTCATAAAATTGCAAGATGCAACAGCGTTTGTTGCAACTCTTCGAGAAGCGTGCCAAGGGGGCAACAGCGGAGGCGCCTTGA